A single window of Nicotiana sylvestris chromosome 3, ASM39365v2, whole genome shotgun sequence DNA harbors:
- the LOC138888406 gene encoding uncharacterized protein: MAESYMKYAPSAHAVGESSSASGTKVVSLGRTRLQRAKARNTSRSSSNTSGSASIRITRSQSAKEYEISGSKSVKEPEIDVSQNNIKTTKKRKVSESTIHKRRHSKSFLKLSASDRPILGSNFNSKIVSNLKTKLSTMQLELFKSTCFGYLLNLSSIKLQTQLIYYLLTKEVEKGNVNEMAFLVNVVKLRFGLAEFACVSGLKCTGDVQFYSEATQKNNRLIAKYFMDYPSISKEHLVDCFLTKTFESDEDAIKIAVLFVINSFLFSIKNTKLIDMKYLDLVDKSDYNSYPWGIDVYEETIWFYECFEYLHNFVAHRCQNTSPPILRWSVTRQLKFEELNDKLYGLSSEKLNLRNMSLENEIADNVDQKHVSSDDDFVDHPLETLKTQYKMMTNVNAKRQRKASNVLEKKGKDVNNLKNQGKATNEISKMKSIDANDLEKKMIDNKEVSSLRKEYKEELVVLKNNLAEKFVEVFNAINSMKKSMLEHHHNGDVKKDVEGDSDRKQDAFNENKEASGFVDVGIPYEDKWFEMCDLEAHKLTGELCKLTRNEDIPSGKMTKESFNEDVPAVEVYKKSSTKMIPDHEFEMTDTQIDCQIHKLTSKYVNESIGVAPVMTTTPKCSTPEEDVEQQELKNLLYLVLLLKGDHPFKISITEEILVSIRDDVSKFVQTKLIQTRRKKGYEKKDDILEEEFDLGIEFIAKKT; the protein is encoded by the exons ATGGCAGAATCTTATATGAAATATGCTCCAAGTGCGCATGCAGTTGGAGAATCATCATCAGCAAGTGGAACAAAAGTTGTTAGTTTAGGACGGACTCGTTTACAAAGGGCTAAGGCACGAAATACCTCTAGATCATCTTCGAATACCTCTGGGTCAGCTAGTATTAGAATAACACGTTCTCAAAGTGCTAAGGAATACGAAATTAGTGGTTCTAAAAGTGTCAAGGAACCAGAAATTGATGTTTCTCAAAATAATATAAAGACTACAAAAAAAAGGAAGGTTTCTGAATCAACTATTCATAAGAGAAGACATTCCAAATCATTTTTGAAG CTTAGTGCAAGTGATAGACCAATACTTGGCAGTAACTTCAATTCTAAGATTGTTAGCAATTTGAAAACAAAATTATCAACAATGCAACTTGAACTTTTTAAGTCAACTTGTTTTGGCTATTTGTTGAATTTGTCTAGTATAAAACTGCAAACACAGTTAATATATTATTTGTTAACTAAGGAGGTTGAAAAAGGGAATGTAAATGAAATGGCGTTTCTTGTCAATGTGGTTAAGCTACGTTTTGGCTTGGCTGAGTTTGCTTGTGTAAGTGGATTAAAATGTACTGGTGATGTACAATTTTATAGTGAAGCTACGCAAAAGAATAATCGTTTAATTGCAAAGTACTTTATGGATTACCCTTCTATTTCTAAAGAACACCTTGTGGATTGTTTTCTTACAAAAACATTTGAGTCTGATGAAGATGCTATTAAGATAGCAGTGCTATTTGTTATAAATTCATTCCTCTTTTCTATTAAGAACACCAAACTGATTGACATGAAGTACTTGGACTTGGTTGACAAGAGTGATTACAATAGTTATCCATGGGGAATAGATGTATATGAGGAAACA ATATGGTTCTATGAATGTTTtgaatatttgcataattttgTCGCTCATCGGTGTCAAAATACATCTCCACCAATTCTTCGATGGAGTGTTACACGACAGCTAAAATTTGAAGAGTTAAATGACAAGCTATATGGCTTATCTTCTGAGAAg TTGAATTTAAGGAATATGTCTCTTGAGAATGAGATTGCGGATAATGTTGATCAGAAACATGTTAGTTCAGATGATGATTTTGTTGATCATCCACTTGAGACTTTAAAAACACAATACAAAATGATGACTAATGTGAATGCGAAAAGGCAGCGGAAAGCTTCTAATGTTTTGGAGAAAAAGGGGAAAGATGTTAATAATTTGAAGAATCAGGGGAAAGCTACTAATGAAATATCAAAAATGAAAAGTATCGATGCTAATGATTTGGAGAAAAAGATGATAGACAAT AAAGAAGTATCATCATTGAGGAAGGAATACAAGGAAGAACTAGTGGTTTTAAAAAATAATCTTGCTGAGAAATTTGTTGAGGTGTTCAATGCAATTAATTCAATGAAGAAGAGCATGTTAGAG CATCACCACAATGGAGATGTGAAAAAAGATGTAGAAGGTGATAGTGATCGGAAGCAGGATGCATTCAATGAAAACAAAGAAG CATCTGGTTTTGTTGATGTTGGAATTCCATATGAAGATAAATGGTTTGAAATGTGTGATTTAGAGGCTCATAAATTAACAGGTGAGCTTTGTAAACTAACAAGAAATGAAGATATTCCGTCTGGTAAGATGACTAAAGAGTCATTCAATGAAGATGTTCCAGCTGTAGAGGTTTATAAAAAATCATCAACTAAGATGATTCCAGATCATGAATTTGAGATGACTGACACTCAAATTGATTGTCAGATTCATAAATTAACTTCCAAATATGTTAATGAGTCCATAGGTGTTGCTCCTGTAATGACAACTACTCCAAAATGCTCTACACCTGAAGAAGATGTAGAGCAACAAGAATTAAAAAACCTCTTGTACCTCGTGTTATTATTAAAAGGGGATCACCCTTTTAAAATATCAATTACTGAAGAAATTCTTGTATCAATTAGAGATGACGTTAGTAAGTTTGTTCAAACAAAGTTAATCCAAACTCGCAG GAAGAAGGGGTATGAAAAGAAGGATGATATACTAGAGGAAGAGTTTGATCTTGGAATTGAATTTATAGCTAAGAAGACATGA